One stretch of Armigeres subalbatus isolate Guangzhou_Male chromosome 2, GZ_Asu_2, whole genome shotgun sequence DNA includes these proteins:
- the LOC134217156 gene encoding facilitated trehalose transporter Tret1-like isoform X1 has protein sequence MGIFQQFGKYRNEYLATLTATLSIMMVVMTNAWSSPAIPKLEADDSPIPITEDQGSWIVAIQAVGGIFGPIITGVAADRVGRKWTLLSAVIPTSIGWILIGLGDAVGYLYAARFLFGIGYGTAYSVSPIYLGEITSDAIRGSSGTMITVLAKIGFMVMYCIGPYLEYRTLAWVSMSGPALFVLTFMWMPETPYYLIGKNKPEQAKESLVWFRRSSMVSDELEIMKLSVAKSNREKGTLSELFTRAYRNHMRIVFILVFSMQFTGILAILGYAQTIFGKISTNLKPEEMSIVLGAVQLVAVLFPAVLVDRMGRRPLLLLSTAGTTLGLLVCSVYFAIAGDDYQGNLGWIAFIALMFYIVFYGAGLATVSFAVLTEIFPKNIRTYANATFTIASAVVIFGIVKLFQATLDNVGAYLPFGLFALSGAISGVLIYVYIPETKGKSLDDVQRIVARVRTADNW, from the exons atgggtatttttcaGCAGTTTGGGAAATATCGAAACGAGTATTTGGCCACCCTGACAG CAACTTTATCGATCATGATGGTAGTTATGACCAACGCTTGGTCTTCGCCCGCCATCCCCAAATTGGAAGCCGACGATTCTCCCATTCCTATCACCGAAGACCAAGGATCATGGATTGTGGCGATACAGGCAGTTGGTGGAATCTTTGGACCGATCATCACCGGTGTCGCGGCGGATCGAGTCGGACGAAAATGGACCCTTCTAAGCGCGGTCATACCGACATCGATCggttggattttaattggacttGGCGATGCAGTTGGATATTTGTACGCCGCAAGATTTTTGTTCGGAATCGGCTATGGAACGGCTTACTCAGTGTCGCCCATTTATTTGGGTGAGATAACATCGGACGCTATTCGTGGATCGTCCGGAACGATGATAACCGTACTTGCGAAGATAGGGTTCATGGTGATGTATTGTATTGGTCCATACTTGGAGTACAGGACACTGGCGTGGGTTTCAATGAGTGGTCCTGCCCTATTCGTGTTAACTTTCATGTGGATGCCTGAAACGCCTTACTATCTAATTGGAAAGAACAAACCGGAACAGGCGAAAGAAAGTCTCGTCTGGTTTCGTCGATCTTCAATGGTTTCTGATGAACTAGAAATTATGAAACTGTCTGTGGCAAAGTCAAATCGAGAAAAGGGAACATTGAGTGAACTGTTCACAAGGGCGTACCGCAACCACATGCGGATTGTATTTATTTTGGTGTTTAGCATGCAGTTCACTGGAATACTTGCAATTCTTGGATACGCTCAAacgatttttggaaaaatttctacaaatttgaaaccAGAAGAGATGTCCATTGTATTGGGAGCTGTCCAACTTGTGGCCGTGTTGTTTCCCGCTGTTTTGGTTGATCGAATGGGTCGCCGGCCGTTGCTGCTGCTTTCTACAGCAGGAACGACATTGGGACTACTGGTTTGCAGTGTGTATTTCGCTATCGCAGGAGATGATTACCAAGGCAACTTAGGATGGATCGCATTCATTGCACTCATGTTCTACATAGTGTTCTATGGCGCAGGATTGGCTACAGTGTCGTTCGCCGTGTTGACAGAAATATTTCCGAAAAACATCCGGACCTATGCAAACGCCACGTTTACAATCGCGAGTGCTGTGGTCATTTTTGGGATCGTTAAACTTTTTCAAGCGACGCTAGATAACGTTGGGGCATATCTACCGTTTGGATTGTTTGCGCTCAGTGGGGCTATCAGTGGAGTGCTTATCTACGTGTACATTCCGGAGACGAAAGGCAAGTCTTTGGACGACGTTCAAAGGATAGTGGCGAGGGTACGCACCGCAGATAACTGGTGA
- the LOC134217156 gene encoding facilitated trehalose transporter Tret1-like isoform X2, translating to MMVVMTNAWSSPAIPKLEADDSPIPITEDQGSWIVAIQAVGGIFGPIITGVAADRVGRKWTLLSAVIPTSIGWILIGLGDAVGYLYAARFLFGIGYGTAYSVSPIYLGEITSDAIRGSSGTMITVLAKIGFMVMYCIGPYLEYRTLAWVSMSGPALFVLTFMWMPETPYYLIGKNKPEQAKESLVWFRRSSMVSDELEIMKLSVAKSNREKGTLSELFTRAYRNHMRIVFILVFSMQFTGILAILGYAQTIFGKISTNLKPEEMSIVLGAVQLVAVLFPAVLVDRMGRRPLLLLSTAGTTLGLLVCSVYFAIAGDDYQGNLGWIAFIALMFYIVFYGAGLATVSFAVLTEIFPKNIRTYANATFTIASAVVIFGIVKLFQATLDNVGAYLPFGLFALSGAISGVLIYVYIPETKGKSLDDVQRIVARVRTADNW from the coding sequence ATGATGGTAGTTATGACCAACGCTTGGTCTTCGCCCGCCATCCCCAAATTGGAAGCCGACGATTCTCCCATTCCTATCACCGAAGACCAAGGATCATGGATTGTGGCGATACAGGCAGTTGGTGGAATCTTTGGACCGATCATCACCGGTGTCGCGGCGGATCGAGTCGGACGAAAATGGACCCTTCTAAGCGCGGTCATACCGACATCGATCggttggattttaattggacttGGCGATGCAGTTGGATATTTGTACGCCGCAAGATTTTTGTTCGGAATCGGCTATGGAACGGCTTACTCAGTGTCGCCCATTTATTTGGGTGAGATAACATCGGACGCTATTCGTGGATCGTCCGGAACGATGATAACCGTACTTGCGAAGATAGGGTTCATGGTGATGTATTGTATTGGTCCATACTTGGAGTACAGGACACTGGCGTGGGTTTCAATGAGTGGTCCTGCCCTATTCGTGTTAACTTTCATGTGGATGCCTGAAACGCCTTACTATCTAATTGGAAAGAACAAACCGGAACAGGCGAAAGAAAGTCTCGTCTGGTTTCGTCGATCTTCAATGGTTTCTGATGAACTAGAAATTATGAAACTGTCTGTGGCAAAGTCAAATCGAGAAAAGGGAACATTGAGTGAACTGTTCACAAGGGCGTACCGCAACCACATGCGGATTGTATTTATTTTGGTGTTTAGCATGCAGTTCACTGGAATACTTGCAATTCTTGGATACGCTCAAacgatttttggaaaaatttctacaaatttgaaaccAGAAGAGATGTCCATTGTATTGGGAGCTGTCCAACTTGTGGCCGTGTTGTTTCCCGCTGTTTTGGTTGATCGAATGGGTCGCCGGCCGTTGCTGCTGCTTTCTACAGCAGGAACGACATTGGGACTACTGGTTTGCAGTGTGTATTTCGCTATCGCAGGAGATGATTACCAAGGCAACTTAGGATGGATCGCATTCATTGCACTCATGTTCTACATAGTGTTCTATGGCGCAGGATTGGCTACAGTGTCGTTCGCCGTGTTGACAGAAATATTTCCGAAAAACATCCGGACCTATGCAAACGCCACGTTTACAATCGCGAGTGCTGTGGTCATTTTTGGGATCGTTAAACTTTTTCAAGCGACGCTAGATAACGTTGGGGCATATCTACCGTTTGGATTGTTTGCGCTCAGTGGGGCTATCAGTGGAGTGCTTATCTACGTGTACATTCCGGAGACGAAAGGCAAGTCTTTGGACGACGTTCAAAGGATAGTGGCGAGGGTACGCACCGCAGATAACTGGTGA